In Acinetobacter sp. WCHAc010034, a genomic segment contains:
- a CDS encoding helix-turn-helix transcriptional regulator: MENKIIGTVYDAALDASLWPEVIRQIVEFTQSKTAVLTALDRLNPNYDFEHAFNIPQAGLDAYQDEQVRLIDMALHIPLWKQQGVGGVIHQDLSGYAQLSNSDEFIFYEKCLKITGISYIAGVLLDHGEYRWSVLGIHRASEQPAFAQDELDFLKRIGVHIRRALQIHKQLSFARIENKNLYRVLDAIKVGIILIDEKRTLYYANQRAQQLLEHSKIFEFDAQNRIFMARMYQQKFEQLIQTTLLESRKNTEDIGGVLAVNHQNGQQFMLTATPFSSIERFENLKDKNYAVLFISEVGQQYALATPYLKEIYTLSPRECEICELFVNGSNLEKIAVHCNLTLSSVRTYVKNIYGKLQCNSQAELLHKLMGMTINFEHVC; encoded by the coding sequence ATGGAAAATAAGATTATTGGCACAGTGTATGATGCAGCCTTGGATGCTTCGCTGTGGCCTGAAGTGATCCGTCAGATAGTCGAGTTTACGCAAAGCAAAACCGCGGTTTTGACAGCCTTGGACCGGCTGAATCCTAATTATGACTTTGAGCACGCCTTTAATATTCCGCAAGCCGGCTTGGACGCCTATCAGGATGAGCAGGTCAGGCTGATTGATATGGCGCTGCATATTCCGCTATGGAAGCAGCAGGGCGTAGGCGGAGTGATTCATCAGGATCTGAGCGGCTATGCACAGCTGTCCAATTCTGATGAGTTTATTTTCTATGAAAAATGCCTGAAAATCACCGGCATCAGCTATATTGCCGGAGTGCTGCTGGATCATGGCGAATACCGCTGGTCTGTTCTGGGCATACACAGGGCATCTGAACAGCCCGCTTTTGCACAGGACGAGCTGGATTTTCTCAAAAGAATAGGCGTGCATATCCGGCGCGCCCTGCAAATCCATAAGCAGCTCAGCTTTGCCCGAATTGAAAATAAAAATTTATACCGCGTGCTGGATGCCATTAAAGTCGGCATTATTTTGATTGATGAAAAGCGGACGCTGTACTATGCTAATCAGCGCGCGCAGCAGCTGCTGGAGCACAGTAAAATTTTTGAATTTGACGCGCAGAACCGGATCTTTATGGCGCGCATGTATCAGCAGAAATTTGAGCAGCTGATTCAAACCACGCTGCTGGAAAGCCGCAAAAATACCGAGGATATTGGCGGTGTGCTGGCGGTCAATCATCAGAATGGCCAGCAGTTTATGCTGACGGCTACGCCATTCAGCAGCATTGAGCGCTTTGAAAATTTAAAGGATAAAAATTATGCCGTGCTTTTTATTTCAGAAGTCGGGCAGCAGTATGCGCTGGCAACGCCGTATTTAAAGGAAATTTATACCTTATCGCCCAGAGAGTGCGAAATTTGCGAACTGTTTGTAAACGGGTCAAATCTGGAAAAAATAGCCGTGCATTGCAATCTGACTTTAAGTTCGGTGCGGACCTACGTCAAAAATATCTATGGAAAGCTGCAGTGCAATTCACAGGCCGAACTGTTGCATAAGCTGATGGGCATGACGATTAATTTTGAACATGTATGCTAA
- the mrdA gene encoding penicillin-binding protein 2, producing MKQHFPLKNVQQEKRIFRNRIYFSLGIVIFFLLLLVARYSYLQIANYDKFATDSDKNRVRLQPLPPARGYIYDRNGVLLADNYPVFSATMSRADIDDIDDTVRRLAPVINLSEEDIQRFRSRIKTSKKTERVALKLNLNETEIARFSEVKFQFPGVNIETQMTRYYPHGELFAHVIGYVGRINDKELKSINKDLYAGTNLIGKIGVEKYYEELLHGLPGNESVEADAHGNVLRHLGRKDPVRGNDLYLSLDYGLQMVASEQLAGRRGAIVAMDPGTGEILALVSSPSFNPNLFVTGISGKDYSALRDDLDQPLYNRAVQGSYPPGSTIKPMFGLGGLHYNLVDWNTTISDPGYFSLPGDSHRFRDWRKSGHGAVNLHKSQVISCDTYYYILAYRMGIERMNSWMRQFGYGAKTGVDLPSESSGLYPSPEWKLRTRKAKWLKGETISVSIGQGAFTATPLQLAMATAITANMGQHVTPHVLRESKGTKPYTVHNAPDGKIEFNGQPEDWVKMRDAMVDVIESGTGRRIRTPMYKIAGKTGTAQVKSIAQGKRYNESLLTERQLDHGLFVGFAPADKPEIAITVIWENGRHGGSAAQLARPIFDYWLLNRKKAPIRPSAAQVSGGLMTAGIKPSELPSGENPLQSSANAPASPPPTHAESD from the coding sequence ATGAAGCAGCACTTTCCTTTAAAAAATGTACAGCAAGAAAAGCGCATTTTCCGCAACCGCATTTATTTCTCACTGGGCATTGTGATTTTTTTCCTGCTGCTGCTGGTTGCGCGCTATTCTTATCTGCAGATTGCCAATTACGACAAGTTCGCCACCGACTCAGACAAGAATCGCGTCCGCCTGCAGCCGCTGCCGCCGGCGCGCGGCTATATTTATGACCGCAACGGGGTTCTGCTGGCGGACAACTATCCGGTCTTTTCCGCCACCATGAGCCGCGCCGATATTGATGATATTGACGACACGGTTCGGCGCCTGGCGCCAGTCATCAACCTATCTGAAGAAGATATTCAGCGCTTCCGGAGCCGGATTAAAACCTCGAAAAAGACTGAACGCGTAGCGCTGAAGCTGAACCTGAACGAAACTGAAATTGCGCGCTTCAGCGAAGTGAAATTCCAGTTTCCGGGCGTCAACATTGAAACCCAGATGACCCGCTACTATCCGCACGGCGAGCTGTTTGCGCATGTGATTGGCTATGTCGGCCGCATCAATGACAAAGAATTAAAAAGCATTAATAAAGACTTATATGCCGGAACCAACCTGATTGGAAAAATCGGGGTTGAAAAATACTATGAAGAGCTGCTGCACGGCCTGCCCGGCAATGAATCGGTCGAGGCCGATGCGCACGGCAATGTGCTGCGCCATTTAGGCCGCAAAGACCCGGTCCGCGGCAATGACCTGTATTTATCGCTGGATTACGGCCTGCAGATGGTGGCCTCTGAGCAGCTGGCCGGCCGGCGCGGCGCGATTGTCGCCATGGACCCGGGCACAGGCGAAATCCTGGCTTTAGTCTCCAGCCCAAGCTTTAACCCGAATTTATTTGTCACCGGCATCAGCGGCAAAGACTATTCCGCGCTGCGCGATGACCTTGACCAGCCCCTGTACAACCGGGCAGTGCAAGGCTCCTATCCGCCGGGCTCCACCATTAAGCCGATGTTTGGCTTAGGCGGCCTGCACTACAATCTGGTCGACTGGAACACCACCATTTCCGATCCGGGCTATTTCTCCCTGCCTGGAGATTCGCACCGCTTCCGCGACTGGCGAAAATCCGGCCACGGCGCGGTCAACCTGCATAAGTCGCAGGTGATTTCCTGCGATACCTACTATTATATTCTGGCTTACCGCATGGGCATTGAGCGCATGAACAGCTGGATGCGCCAGTTCGGCTACGGCGCAAAAACCGGCGTGGACTTGCCGAGCGAAAGTTCCGGCCTGTATCCAAGCCCTGAATGGAAACTGCGCACGCGGAAAGCCAAATGGCTGAAAGGTGAAACCATTTCGGTCAGCATCGGGCAAGGCGCATTTACCGCCACCCCGCTGCAGCTGGCCATGGCCACCGCCATTACCGCCAATATGGGCCAGCACGTCACGCCGCATGTGCTGCGTGAAAGCAAAGGCACCAAGCCCTATACCGTGCATAATGCGCCGGATGGAAAAATTGAGTTTAATGGCCAGCCTGAAGACTGGGTTAAAATGCGCGACGCCATGGTCGATGTGATTGAGAGCGGCACAGGGCGCCGCATCCGCACGCCAATGTATAAAATTGCCGGCAAAACCGGCACCGCGCAGGTTAAAAGCATTGCACAGGGCAAGCGCTACAATGAATCGCTATTAACCGAGCGCCAGCTTGACCACGGCCTGTTCGTCGGCTTTGCTCCAGCGGATAAGCCGGAAATCGCCATTACCGTAATTTGGGAAAATGGCCGCCACGGCGGTTCCGCCGCCCAGCTGGCGCGGCCGATTTTTGACTACTGGCTGCTGAACCGCAAAAAAGCGCCAATCCGCCCTTCGGCAGCCCAAGTCAGCGGCGGCCTGATGACTGCCGGCATCAAGCCAAGCGAATTGCCAAGCGGCGAAAATCCGCTGCAAAGCAGCGCCAATGCGCCAGCTTCCCCTCCGCCAACACATGCAGAATCAGATTAA
- the rsmD gene encoding 16S rRNA (guanine(966)-N(2))-methyltransferase RsmD, whose amino-acid sequence MKNQLRIIGGDWKRRQLPFASIDGLRPTPDRVRETLFNWLMWDIQNAQVLDICAGSGALSFEALSRGAAQVVMIEPDRTQAKFLIDNLQLLKVTAQHAKLKTATAQQALPALKEQFDVVFLDPPYSLDLWETLAQLADPAIKANALIYVEADRDLSQLKLPATWKQIKETKAGTVRAGLFQKIV is encoded by the coding sequence ATGAAAAATCAACTCCGAATTATTGGCGGTGACTGGAAGCGCCGCCAGCTTCCTTTTGCCAGCATTGACGGGCTGCGCCCAACCCCTGACCGTGTCCGCGAAACCCTGTTCAACTGGCTGATGTGGGATATTCAAAATGCGCAGGTTCTGGATATTTGCGCAGGCTCCGGCGCATTGAGCTTTGAAGCGCTGTCGCGCGGCGCGGCCCAAGTGGTGATGATTGAGCCCGACCGCACACAGGCCAAGTTTTTAATCGACAACCTGCAGCTGCTGAAAGTCACCGCGCAGCATGCCAAGCTGAAAACCGCCACAGCGCAGCAGGCGCTTCCTGCCCTGAAAGAGCAGTTTGATGTGGTGTTTTTAGACCCGCCCTACAGCCTTGACCTTTGGGAAACGCTGGCGCAGCTAGCTGACCCGGCTATTAAAGCCAATGCCTTGATCTATGTTGAAGCTGACCGGGACTTGTCCCAGCTGAAGCTGCCGGCGACCTGGAAGCAGATTAAAGAAACCAAGGCCGGCACAGTGCGCGCTGGGCTGTTTCAAAAAATAGTTTAA
- a CDS encoding copper resistance protein NlpE, translating into MKKTFLMLALSSVALAACSKPETPNSAAPAASAAAQPASEASAPASTLPAGDTAETSLDWAGKYKGVLPCADCEGIEMELELKSDKTYELTEEYLGKGKGNEFKTKGAFSFDAKNPSVITLDQAADKRKFFIGENFAEVRDIETGEAIETQLNYKLDKELN; encoded by the coding sequence ATGAAAAAGACTTTCCTTATGCTTGCACTCTCAAGCGTTGCGCTGGCAGCCTGTTCCAAGCCTGAAACCCCGAATTCCGCCGCGCCTGCCGCCAGCGCTGCTGCGCAGCCTGCAAGCGAAGCATCTGCGCCGGCCAGCACTCTGCCTGCTGGCGATACAGCTGAAACTTCTCTGGACTGGGCTGGAAAATACAAGGGCGTATTGCCTTGCGCTGACTGCGAAGGCATCGAAATGGAGCTTGAGCTGAAGTCTGACAAAACCTATGAACTTACAGAAGAATACCTCGGCAAAGGCAAAGGAAACGAATTCAAGACCAAAGGCGCTTTCAGTTTTGACGCTAAAAATCCATCGGTCATTACACTGGATCAGGCCGCCGATAAGCGCAAATTCTTTATCGGGGAAAATTTTGCAGAAGTCCGCGACATTGAAACCGGCGAGGCGATTGAAACGCAGCTGAATTACAAGCTGGACAAAGAGCTGAATTAA
- a CDS encoding 1-acyl-sn-glycerol-3-phosphate acyltransferase translates to MVHWVFEKLAEQSLNLMGWELDNHWPLDLAQCVMIAAPHTSNWDALYARLALKALGVNVRLTIKDSYMKLPFGPFVRAMGGIGIDRSPKAEGAQRLSMVEVMTNLFKEHAELVMLVTPEGTRAKQEQWKTGFYHVALNAGVPIALAYMDYEKKKTGVGKIVYPTGDYEKDMAEIMQFYAQISPKFPEDFSVDSRYYSAE, encoded by the coding sequence ATGGTGCATTGGGTGTTTGAAAAATTAGCTGAGCAAAGCCTGAATTTGATGGGCTGGGAACTGGATAACCATTGGCCGCTGGATTTGGCGCAGTGCGTCATGATTGCGGCGCCGCATACCAGCAACTGGGATGCGCTGTATGCGCGCTTAGCCTTGAAAGCCTTGGGGGTGAATGTCCGCCTGACCATTAAAGACAGCTATATGAAGCTTCCGTTTGGGCCTTTTGTCCGCGCTATGGGCGGCATTGGAATTGACCGCAGCCCGAAGGCGGAAGGCGCGCAGCGCTTAAGCATGGTTGAGGTGATGACCAACCTGTTCAAGGAGCATGCTGAACTGGTTATGCTGGTCACGCCGGAAGGAACGCGCGCGAAGCAGGAACAGTGGAAAACCGGCTTTTACCATGTTGCGCTGAATGCGGGCGTGCCGATTGCGCTGGCCTATATGGATTATGAGAAGAAAAAAACCGGTGTAGGAAAAATTGTTTATCCTACAGGCGATTATGAAAAAGACATGGCGGAAATTATGCAGTTTTATGCGCAAATCAGCCCGAAATTTCCTGAAGATTTCAGCGTAGACAGCCGCTACTATTCTGCCGAATAA